A single window of Verrucomicrobiota bacterium DNA harbors:
- a CDS encoding 4-hydroxy-3-methylbut-2-enyl diphosphate reductase, translated as MSTHAPAAPQKINLRRPDVMAAVQAQVLSHYRSELVERIRANGYVLSADGLLTVKLAKEFGFCYGVERAIDLAYAARKSFPPEKRIFLLGEIIHNPEVNDQIRNLGIKTISNKPTDEEMNQLRREDVVIIPAFGTEVATRRKLEEKGCVLVDTTCGDVMSVWKRVRQYTKDKVTSIIHGKAWHEETKATSSQATANGGGHYLVVFTLAETDYVCNYIVNGGNRAEFLEKFKGAYSEGFDPDLHLQAIGVANQTTMLRGETEEVQHRLKAAMIRKYGEAEIDKHFRFFDTICGATQDRQDALQKLLQEPLDLLLVIGGYNSSNTSHLAEMGEAKLPTYFVKNAAKMESDKLIKHYDQHKSQEVETRDWLPAGKITVGVTAGASCPNNLIEDTIRRLFELRGVSVRELLAN; from the coding sequence ATGTCAACCCATGCTCCAGCAGCACCACAAAAGATCAACCTCCGTCGCCCGGACGTCATGGCGGCGGTCCAGGCCCAGGTCTTGTCGCATTATCGCAGCGAACTGGTGGAACGCATCCGCGCCAATGGCTACGTCCTCTCGGCGGACGGTTTGTTGACCGTTAAGTTGGCGAAGGAATTTGGCTTCTGTTACGGCGTCGAACGCGCCATTGACCTCGCCTACGCCGCGCGCAAATCTTTTCCGCCTGAGAAACGCATCTTTCTGCTCGGCGAAATCATTCACAACCCCGAGGTCAACGATCAAATCCGCAACCTCGGCATCAAGACCATCTCCAACAAACCGACGGACGAGGAGATGAACCAACTGCGCCGCGAGGACGTCGTCATCATTCCCGCCTTTGGCACGGAAGTCGCCACGCGCCGCAAGCTGGAAGAGAAGGGTTGCGTGCTCGTGGACACCACCTGCGGCGACGTGATGAGCGTGTGGAAGCGCGTCCGTCAATACACCAAGGACAAAGTCACCAGCATCATCCACGGCAAGGCGTGGCACGAGGAAACCAAGGCGACGAGTTCGCAGGCGACGGCGAACGGTGGCGGGCATTACCTCGTGGTATTCACGCTCGCGGAGACGGATTACGTCTGCAATTACATCGTCAACGGCGGCAATCGCGCCGAGTTCCTCGAAAAATTCAAAGGCGCATATTCCGAGGGCTTTGATCCTGATCTTCATTTGCAGGCCATCGGCGTGGCCAATCAAACCACCATGTTGCGCGGTGAAACCGAGGAGGTGCAACACCGATTGAAGGCCGCCATGATCAGGAAATACGGCGAGGCGGAGATCGACAAGCATTTTCGCTTTTTCGACACGATCTGTGGCGCGACGCAGGACCGCCAGGATGCGTTGCAAAAGCTGTTGCAGGAACCACTCGACCTGTTGCTGGTCATTGGCGGGTACAACTCCTCCAACACGTCGCACCTGGCGGAAATGGGCGAGGCGAAACTCCCAACGTATTTTGTCAAGAATGCCGCCAAGATGGAATCCGACAAATTGATCAAACACTACGACCAGCACAAAAGTCAGGAGGTCGAAACGCGCGACTGGCTGCCGGCGGGCAAGATCACCGTCGGCGTCACGGCCGGGGCTTCCTGTCCGAACAACCTGATCGAGGATACCATCCGCCGACTGTTCGAACTACGCGGAGTTTCCGTCCGCGAGTTATTGGCGAACTGA
- a CDS encoding deoxyguanosinetriphosphate triphosphohydrolase: MPRTREQLEQIERQNLAPYAQFSADTRGRIYDEPPPKWRTQYQRDRDRVIHSRAFRRLEYKTQVFLNGTGDHLRTRLTHTMEVAAIARNIARALKLNEDLAETLALAHDLGHSPFGHKGEMVLNKLMKGHGGFEHNRQSLRVVEELEQKYPGFAGLNLTWEVREGLVKHHTSYDHPGKRKGFDAKSSSLEAQVANLSDEITYYSHDLDDGLDSELLSERKLSRDVRIWHHAARKVKKEHGDLPDECRRYFIIRCLIDEQVTDVVETTEQRILDAKVKTADDVRLQPKPLVQYSPKRRELNLELRDYLYENLYFNPVVHEPNSRAVRMLEELFNYYLEHPKEIGGQAQKRARKAGRHRAICDYIAGMTDRYTILEHQRLFGLKI; this comes from the coding sequence ATGCCCCGCACGCGCGAACAACTCGAACAGATCGAACGACAAAACCTCGCGCCTTACGCCCAGTTCAGCGCCGACACCCGCGGCCGGATCTATGACGAACCGCCGCCAAAATGGCGCACTCAATACCAACGCGACCGCGACCGCGTCATTCACTCACGCGCGTTTCGCCGGCTCGAATACAAGACGCAGGTTTTTCTGAACGGCACGGGTGATCATTTGCGGACGCGGCTCACGCACACAATGGAAGTCGCGGCCATTGCCCGCAACATCGCCCGCGCCTTGAAGCTGAATGAAGACCTCGCGGAGACGCTGGCGTTGGCACACGACCTCGGCCATTCGCCGTTCGGCCACAAAGGCGAAATGGTTTTGAACAAGCTCATGAAGGGCCACGGTGGCTTCGAGCACAACCGACAAAGCCTGCGCGTCGTCGAGGAATTGGAACAGAAATATCCCGGCTTCGCCGGTTTGAATCTGACTTGGGAAGTCCGCGAAGGACTGGTCAAGCATCACACCAGTTACGATCATCCCGGCAAACGCAAAGGGTTCGACGCCAAATCCTCGTCGCTCGAGGCGCAGGTCGCCAATCTTTCCGATGAGATTACCTATTACAGCCACGATCTCGACGACGGATTGGATTCGGAACTGTTATCGGAAAGAAAACTCAGTCGCGATGTCCGCATCTGGCATCACGCCGCGCGCAAGGTAAAAAAAGAACATGGCGATTTACCGGACGAATGCCGCCGCTACTTCATCATTCGCTGCCTCATCGATGAGCAGGTCACGGACGTGGTGGAAACCACCGAGCAACGAATTCTCGATGCCAAAGTCAAAACTGCCGACGATGTGCGGTTGCAACCGAAACCGCTGGTCCAATACAGCCCGAAACGGCGCGAACTCAATCTGGAACTGCGCGATTATCTTTACGAAAACTTGTATTTCAATCCCGTGGTGCACGAGCCGAATTCGCGCGCGGTGCGGATGCTGGAGGAATTGTTCAATTATTACCTGGAACACCCGAAGGAAATTGGCGGGCAGGCGCAGAAGCGCGCACGCAAAGCCGGCCGCCACCGCGCCATTTGCGATTACATCGCTGGCATGACCGACCGCTACACCATCCTGGAGCACCAACGGTTGTTTGGCTTGAAGATTTGA
- a CDS encoding TlpA family protein disulfide reductase, whose product MALLMRSSNLKTNIGQRFAVGLLCSMFVFAALGAVGAEKLIGTKASEWQVDHWLNSPPLKLANLRGMVVLVRWWTAPDCPYCAATAPALNEFYANYHQKGLEVVGLYHHKSSEPLNVEHVKKFSESFEFKFPVAIDSDWKTLHRWWLDRDEQAWTSVSFLIDRKGVIRHIHPGGQYVKGDKDYAAIKAKIEELLAER is encoded by the coding sequence ATGGCATTATTGATGAGGTCGAGCAATCTCAAAACAAACATTGGACAGCGTTTCGCGGTTGGTTTGCTTTGTTCCATGTTTGTGTTCGCCGCGCTTGGTGCCGTCGGGGCGGAAAAGCTCATCGGCACCAAAGCGTCGGAATGGCAGGTTGATCACTGGTTGAACTCGCCGCCTTTGAAGCTCGCAAACCTGCGGGGCATGGTGGTGTTGGTGCGCTGGTGGACGGCCCCGGACTGTCCGTACTGCGCCGCGACCGCGCCGGCGCTCAATGAGTTTTACGCGAACTACCATCAGAAAGGATTGGAGGTGGTCGGTCTTTACCACCACAAATCAAGTGAGCCGCTGAACGTGGAACATGTAAAAAAGTTTTCAGAGTCATTCGAATTCAAATTTCCAGTGGCGATTGATTCCGATTGGAAAACGCTGCACCGCTGGTGGCTCGATCGCGATGAGCAGGCGTGGACAAGCGTCAGTTTTCTCATCGACCGCAAAGGCGTCATCCGCCACATCCATCCCGGCGGCCAGTATGTGAAAGGCGACAAGGATTACGCCGCGATCAAGGCGAAGATTGAGGAGTTGTTGGCCGAAAGGTGA